The Setaria viridis chromosome 6, Setaria_viridis_v4.0, whole genome shotgun sequence genome includes the window GCCGCGCATATGAGGGTTCATGGGGAGGACATACTCGACAACATCATCGCCTTCAATAAGAGCCGCCTCCAGTCTCTGCTGATGAAAGCAAATTTGGATCCAGCTCTACTAGAGGAGGTAAGGGTGACATTGGAGACAACTCGATTCAGGAGGGTCGAGAGAGTGGAAGCGAGGCGCTTCATCTCGGTGTACGAGAAGAAGGCGGTGCGAGATGATACCATACTGGAGTTTGCAAAGCTCGACTACAACATCGTCCAAGTTGTCTACTGCAACGAGTTGAAAGAACTTACTATGTAAGAAGATCGGCACATTGGTTCAAATTTATAAAGATTTTACGTGTAGTGATGTGCATTGTAGTACGCTAATAATCATATTTATTCCCAATTCACAGATGGTGGAAGGATCTCCGATCACGGGTAGATCTGACCTTTTCAAGGGATAGATTGGCGGAGATGCATTTTTGGATGATGGGGATTGTTTATGAGCCTCATTACTCGTATGCACGGATAATGCTTACAAAGCAGGTCCTATTTGTGGCGTTGTTGGATGACATCTATGACAACTATAGCAGCACAGAGGAGAGCAACATCTTTACCTCGGCCCTAGAGAGGTCAGTCACTGAACTTACATAACAGGTGGATGACCCCAGAACTTTTACGATCTATACAAAATTTAACTTTGCTTCAAATCGGAAATAGGTGGGATGAAAAGGCCGCGGAACAAATCCCAGAATACCTGAGGCCCTTCTTCACAAATGTGATTCGCTGTACCGATAAGGTCATAGGGGAGTTAAAACTTCAGAATAACAAGTATGCCGAGGTGGTAAAAGAAATGGTAAGTGGCTCCTaataagagaaagaaaaaaaaacagggagtttttttattgttttgctTTGGAAGTCAATGTTAACATCTGGACATCCAACTGAATGTTCAGGCACTTCACGTTGCCAAATCCTACCACGCTGAGGTCACATGGCGTGATGAACACTACGTACCTGCCGATGTTGACGAGCATCTGCAGATCTCGTTGGGAAGCATTGCAGCTATGCAAACCGTCGTCCTCACCTTCGTTTCTCTTGGAGATGTGACTACTAGGGAGGCGATTGACTGGGCTTTGACCTATCCGAAAATCGTCAGGGGTGTCACTGTCATCGCACGTATCATGAACGATATTATGTCACATGAGGTACATATATAATTATACCAACACTTTCAACATATCATTAGATTAAACTTGCACATCTcataagtattttttttttgacaattgTTCTTGAAGCGAGAACAAGCTTCGGACCATATGGCATCCACGGTGCAAACTTGCATGAAGCAGTACGGGGTCACAGTTGAGGAAGCCATTGAAAAGCTCAAGGAAATATTGGAGAGAGCGtggatggacatggtccaagaGTGCCTTGACCAGAAATATCCCATGGCGCTTTTGGAAAAGGTGGTCTCCTTTGCACAATCAATAGATTTCTTCTACAAGAGCGAGGATTTATACACAGTCCCATGCAACCTCAAGGAAACTTTGACTTCAATGTACGCGAAGTTCGTTTGAGTTTTGTGTTCCAGTATCAAGTAGAGCGTTTCGGCACAAATGTCAGTGAATCAAATATCAGATTCCAAGTGTAAACTTTGCATTCAGGGTCCTAAATAATACTTCGTATCTAGACATAccatatatctaggtgtatagcaaaagctatgaatttaaaaaagtcaaaacgaatggtaatttaggacggagggagtacgaggTGACCTTTGTACCTCTCTATATATGTAATCTTGTTCAAAAAATGGCCTCCTTTATTTGGTTCGTTTTGGTACGAACTTACATGGTAGGCAGCAGGTTTAATTCTGCTGTCTATGAGAGCTTGAAATTGAGAAGATGAAAAAATGATAAAAGATTGGGGGACAAACTATATACTACGAGTGCAAGGCAATTACCGAAATACTCAAACGTGAAACATGCATCCTATTGTCTCGGTGGCTGCCTGCTGCCTTCTGCTGCGAAGCGATCTCGTGGCTGAGCGTTCTCCAACCATTACATATTGTACACCATCTCAAAACCAAAAGAGATTTCGTCCCAACAAGGATTTTGCTGTAGAATCTCACTATTATATATGTTCTTTCTTAGATTTGTCCCAATCCATTGTATCATGTCACATTCTCTGGAAGACGCTATGTAATACCATGCTCATTTCCATGAGCAATAACTTAATTATTTTAGCTTAAAAGACTAGAACGTAATCAAGCCTCGCGCACGTAGCCatcggctcaatgacgtcaTACTACTATTGCGAATAGATGGATCGGACCCAACCGAGACAGCATCGGCTCACATGTCATAGTTTAACGTTAAAGATCCGAAAGCTAGTGACATGAGAGGCAGGTGAAAGATCTATCGAATCTAGCAAAGATAAAGCAATTAAAGCATGCAAAAACAAACTAGCCAATATGATCGAACAACTGGTGAGCGCTTGAAACAACTATGAGATCGATATGATTCAACTTAATTACCCCAAACAAACTCGATAACTAGCTTTGCATTAAACGGATCAAAAATATCAAACCTAATCGAGAAAGTTTTGATACAGATAATACAAAAGATGATAGAGACGGATCTTACGAGCTCGCCGGAGGTCGAAACAGATGCAGCTCAACTTACTTGAATGAACTCGCCGAAACTACTCTAACGCTACTCCTAGGATTTCGTGGTGTGAAGCCGgaaaaggttgtattgattaatTGATGATCTCTTCAGTACAACGCCCTAGGCATATATTTATATCCTGAGCAAACTACAATCCTAGTCAGTCACAATGTGATCTATTACAATTATTCTAAAATATTCTTAAAATAAATATCCACgttttcccttatttggtggagacATCCGCGTCGGCCTGCCTTGGACTCCTCTGCTTCTATTGGCTTCCGAAGCCTTCTCTTTTTAGTTATTGATCCTGGTCAAAAACTAGTATCAACAGGACCATGCAAGATATACTTAAGATCAAAAACTGGTGTCAACAGGACCATGCAAGATATACTTAAGATTCAGCGTGAAAAGATATTGTTTAGTAATCATAACATAGGAACTGACAATTAGCCCAATTCTTATTACTTAAATTTGAAGCAAGAATTAACTTCATATATATAGAACGCCTACATTTGTGGATAGCTAGAAACGGGATCTTATTTTAGAACCATATCacgtgaaataaaaaaaaaacttggctTATTCGTTGCATTCTAATAAATAATTGCATATCTCCTCACATATTTTTATCACTAAGGGCCTGTTTCAAATGCAGGAACGTAAaacagaggaaaggaaaaaacCGTAGGAATATGATAATGATGTAATAGCAAAACAAAGGATAGGAAGAACATAGGAATGTGTAGGATGAGATGTTTAGAACACAGGAATTTTAATTACAACGATAAGAAAACATGTTGgtaataaaaatatattattgcTTAATGATAAATGATAGATTCCTTAGCATCATTTTAACATGTCACGAGAGTtctttagttcaacatcttgtGGGCCCATGACTCTCTATAGTACGTAGAGCCTTAGGCCCCCTTTGGAATGCAGGATTGAAAACATATAGGAATAGAAAAACGCAGGAATAGGATAGAATTCATATGCAAAACAAAGGATTGGAAAACATAGGAATTTTACAAGAACAAGCTAAGCCTTTGGATGAACCATAGGAAAAATGCAGGAAACAATAGTGTGTGTAAAGTTGATGAGAGAGGTGATCAACTGATCATGCTCTTATATACCCCTAAACAACattattatctaaaaaaataaaagcctTGAGACAACACGATCTTATTCGTTCTTTTTTACTAATGGCTAGTATTATGTCCATCCGTTCCCTTCCCTCTCCACATGTCCCTCTCTAGTCTCAACGCACCAGAGTTGGCTCAGCAGAGGCGAGTGGGAAAGCAGCAAGCTGAGCAGAGTTCCCAGCGCCGGCGGCAAGCTCTGGATGAGCAGCGAGCAGTCCAAGGTGAGGATGTGGAGGCTCCGTCTACTGCAATGTGTGGGGGATCTAGCTGTGGCTCTCGTAGGAGATGGAATCTGGCTCTGGCTTGCCTTAGAATGGGTCCGTGATGCAGTTCTTCTAATCATCTGTAAAGGAGTTTTTCCATTTTTTAATTGCTTTGgggttttattttttgacaaatttcttGTCAGATTTCTTCATGTCGCATACAAATCTGTGTTCATGCTTGTTCTAGTTCATGTTTGTTATTGGTCTTTGTTCGTATTCTTGTCCAGTGCCTAATGACGACCTGGCAAGCGATTTACCTCAATCCTCCGCACGAGTCAAGAAATAATGAGGTTTGAGTGGATGTTTTTTTCCCTGTGGATTTCCTTTGGAATCGAATGCAAAGGATAGTTTCCTTCATTTTTCCTACGAGCAATTCCTGCGTACCAAAGGGTACTGTAGTAACTGAATCCATTGTAATGGGAATCCTACGTTTTTCCTATGtttttcctccattccaaaggaGGCcttatctatttattttttgcaaaaactgtaaccttatctcttcatTTGTTCCTATTGCTCCCTCATCTCGGTCTCTCCCATTGCTCCCTCATCTGTCATCTCTCTCCTGTCACCAAAGCTGTGGAATATGATTGGAGCTAGCTCTCTAGGCAGGTTACAGCCAAGGCTAGGGGAGCCGGACTTCGCAAGCTGGTAGAAGGCCATGGTGCCTAGGCTGCTCAGGTGGACCATTGCCGGGAGCAGGGGCAGTGGCTACCAACGCCGACGGTCTGGTTTTGTGGCTCCCATGGCGGCAGGAAGGAGAGAGGAGCAGCAGACATCAACGGAGAAGACAAGGAGAAAGATGCTTTCCCTTGGTTCTGAGTGGATGCTTTTTTTCCCGTGAAATGCGCATGAATGGTTCCCTTTCCTCTGGAAAGGAAATTTGTAATCCTTTGTTCCAAACGCCATCACTCAATTCCTTTCCAAAGGAATGAAAAACTCCAAAATTCCTATGAAAAACCTTtgatccaaacaagccctaatCTATCAATTGGAGGAACACAAACATCCTTTTTATAGGACCCCTCAACGCATACATTATTCACCATCACACAAGCCCAGATCTGAAAACCACAGGGTCATTTCCAGAGTAGCCATAGCCATAGCCATGACCTTCGTCGCTGCAGTGTTGGTCTCTCTCGCCGGGATGCTCATCGCCGACGAAGCATGCAACAACGTCTCATCCATGTCATCGGCCGACGCGTGCCTCACGTTCTCCAACACGATGGAGCGGTGGCACAGTCTTTGCCGGGAGACGCTGTTGAATGCGCCGGCGACCGCTGAGGTGACCGTCTACGCGCTCATCGCGATGAGGCTGGTGAAGCAGAGGTACAAGGACGCCGTCGCCGGGATGGACCAGATGCTGGGGACCGGGAAGCTCCccgccgacgaggcggcggcgctcgagcaCTGCAAGGTGATGTATGGTGAGGCAGGCCTCCTGATGGCCGGCGTCGCTGACCAGCTGTTCGCCTGTGACTTGCCGCACGTCAGGCAGGAGTACATCAATACGGAGGTCGCGGTTGGGACCTGCCGCGATGGGCTGTGATCGTACCAAAGCTTGCCGGTGTACGACATGGTCACGGTAGATTTTGATTTGACCATGGTGTCGTATTTACTAGGGGCTATCATTGTTGGCAGGTAGATTGATTGAGATAGCAGCAGGCTCTGCGGTTGATTGTGTGTTTGGGAAATGATCAGGGTTATGATTTTGTTTTTCTGAGTTATTGTGTTGTCGTAGTTGCTCTTAATAAGTATATGCAAATCAAAAAAAATTGGTGATATGAATTTCTATCTGTGCTTCAATCTACCCATATCAGTTTCTATATCTATCTCTTATTATTTATACTCCTATAATTAGTCCCAATAGTTCAAGTTATAAAGTTTTGATCTTTATGCACATGCGTGGTACCTCGCTAATAGAGGTTGTAGCGTAGATTAGGGTTCAAGGACTTAGTAGTTAGTAGGGGCCACGGTTAAGGGCGGCAGCTAGAGTAGAAATGGGTCATGGCTGCAGCATTAAGGTCACTGACAGGGAGGATAAAACCAGGATAAAGTCACTAATGAACCAAGGAGCATTGCGACATGCATCGATGCAATAGGACGTAGGAGGCACTAGCCCTAAAATGTCTGTGAACTCCGGCGatgtcctaaaatttatgtctaGAAACTCTTGTTATAAAATATTTGTCAATATTTTGTAAATTTAACTTATTAGAGATGGGGATGAACGTTatgatatattatgaaaatcaAACGTTTGGGAACTAGTAAATCTGTAATAAAAACAAAGTTTTATTAACTGTCCATCAATGAACTAACAACCCTAAACACATAGAAACAGGCACTCTAACTTCACATGTGTCGTGACACATCGCAACATATGTCGTGGCTCACTAGTCAATTAGCTTCTGTGCTATATAATCACACACACCATTGTTTTCCTCACAAAATATCAGATTTACTAATGCCCTCCTATACTCATTTTTGAAACATACACACTACCACTCTTATAGGGATAAAAATATCTTTTatatattaaatattttatCTAGACACATCGTTAAAAGTAAGAAGCTCTATAAGATTTTTGTATTATCTTATAAAAATCGTATATCTATTTGATTCAAATAATATTCTAGAATTTTTCTTAGCATGGTAAAAGTTTTAGAGGTGTCCATTAGCATGCTATGTTA containing:
- the LOC117861608 gene encoding (E)-beta-caryophyllene synthase; this translates as MAICSAAATAPVTQSAAEDCRRQYGPSVWGDFFISYEPCTPEELLSMQEKARALKEEVRRIVLAAAAAASDDHDLVRKLELVDALQRLGVDYHFKKEIDACLAACCLRAYGDEDGGSNDLYVASLRFYLLRKHGYTVSSDVFLKFRDEQGHISSDDVGTLTTLYDAAHMRVHGEDILDNIIAFNKSRLQSLLMKANLDPALLEEVRVTLETTRFRRVERVEARRFISVYEKKAVRDDTILEFAKLDYNIVQVVYCNELKELTIWWKDLRSRVDLTFSRDRLAEMHFWMMGIVYEPHYSYARIMLTKQVLFVALLDDIYDNYSSTEESNIFTSALERWDEKAAEQIPEYLRPFFTNVIRCTDKVIGELKLQNNKYAEVVKEMALHVAKSYHAEVTWRDEHYVPADVDEHLQISLGSIAAMQTVVLTFVSLGDVTTREAIDWALTYPKIVRGVTVIARIMNDIMSHEREQASDHMASTVQTCMKQYGVTVEEAIEKLKEILERAWMDMVQECLDQKYPMALLEKVVSFAQSIDFFYKSEDLYTVPCNLKETLTSMYAKFV